A stretch of Mya arenaria isolate MELC-2E11 chromosome 14, ASM2691426v1 DNA encodes these proteins:
- the LOC128217704 gene encoding transmembrane protein 187-like: MLGIVSELYTMMPALMLKTFVVVLLGTALMTATVLNGHFVGAKVELGVEHYAERMHPIVAEIFPSWLTMPLNTIINIGYVIVGAAWCAYTSLALLGNQIGKNDAKMFYIFNLASCCYGPIQMLRILTHMHGFGVLDQWYTLPFFMWVFLWGVHLVRGWSAFWNILWVLVSVLSYSFVLINPIGFEICLGIHVMLAVLGALLAWNSNPQAYCLKYFILATLSCCGFVILKLLDLELPEYASIFSHISGHFLSKICDILQIHFVNCFFLEVTLASCAKKRKKD, encoded by the coding sequence ATGCTGGGAATTGTTTCTGAATTATACACCATGATGCCAGCCCTGATGCTGAAGACTTTTGTGGTTGTCCTTCTTGGAACCGCTCTCATGACTGCTACAGTGCTTAATGGACATTTTGTTGGGGCGAAAGTCGAACTTGGCGTGGAACACTATGCTGAAAGAATGCATCCAATTGTTGCCGAGATATTTCCATCCTGGTTGACAATGCCCCTGAACACGATCATAAACATTGGCTACGTCATCGTCGGTGCTGCCTGGTGTGCTTACACATCCCTTGCTCTGCTAGGAAACCAAATCGGAAAAAATGATGCAAagatgttttacattttcaatctgGCAAGTTGCTGCTATGGACCAATTCAGATGCTTCGTATTCTGACTCACATGCATGGTTTTGGTGTGCTGGACCAGTGGTATACCTTACCTTTCTTCATGTGGGTGTTCCTATGGGGTGTGCATCTTGTTCGAGGATGGAGTGCATTTTGGAACATACTTTGGGTTCTTGTGTCCGTGCTTAGTTATTCTTTCGTTCTGATCAACCCCAttggttttgaaatatgtctCGGTATTCACGTTATGTTAGCGGTACTAGGAGCGCTTCTCGCATGGAATTCTAATCCTCAAGCATACtgtctgaaatattttatcttgGCTACTCTTTCGTGCTGTGGGTTTGTCATTTTGAAACTTCTAGATTTAGAACTGCCAGAATATGCAAGCATATTTTCGCACATATCTGGACATTTCTTGTCTAAAATTTGTGACATTCTCCAAATTCATTTTGTAAACTGCTTTTTTCTTGAAGTTACTTTGGCAAGTTGTGCTAAGAAAAGGAAGAAGGATTGA